The Streptomyces collinus DNA segment TGCTTTTCCTTCTCGGCCTGTTCCTTCTCGGCCCGCGCGAGAGCGGCCTTGGCCGCCTTCTCGGCTTCCTTCTCCGCCTTCGCCGCTTCCGTGAGCTGCCGCTTCATGGCCGTCGCGTACATGTCGACGTACTCCTGGCCGGAGAGGTTCATGATCTCGTACATGACCTCGTCGGTCACCGCGCGCAGCACGAACCGGTCGTGCTCCATGCCCTGGTAGCGGCTGAAGTCCAGGGGCTTGCCGATCCGGATGCCGGGCCGCATCAGCTTCGGCATGACCTTTCCGGGCGGCTGGATCTTCTCCGTGTCGATCATGGCGACGGGGATGACCGGCGCGCCCGTGGCGAGCGCCACGCGCGCGAGGCCACCCGGCTTGCCCCGGTAGAGCCGCCCGTCGGGCGAGCGCGTGCCCTCCGGGTAGATCCCGAACAGCTCACCGCGCTCCAGCACCTCTACGCCGCTCTTGATGGCGGCCTCACCCGCGCCGCGCGCCCCGGAGCGGTCCACGGGGAGCTGCCCGACCCCCTTGAAGAAGGCGGCCGTCATCCGGCCCTTCACGCCGGGCGTGGTGAAGTACTCGGCCTTCGCGATGAAGGTGACCTTGCGGTCGAGGACGGCGGGCAGGAAGAACGAGTCTGAGAACGACAGGTGATTGCTCGCCAGGATCGCAGCGCCCTCGGCGGGTACGTTCTCCAGGCCCTCCACCCAGGGTCTGAAGGCGAGCTTCAGCGGACCCCCGATGGTGACCTTCATCGCGCCATACAACAACCGAGTGCCTCCTGTATGTGTCGATCAGACCTTAACCCGGAGCACCGTCAAAGGCGCCGACGGCCCTGGTCGGTGTCAGTGCGGTCGCGTACGGTGAAGGTCCCGCGAACGCCGTGCGACCCCTTCCATGACGTTCCGTGACATTCCGTGATCGTGCCAGTCCCTTCTCACGACCAGGAGGCCGAAGGTGCCGGTCCTTGCCGGAGCCGAGCCGTTTCACCACGAAGGCGGAGAGGTCGCCGTCCTCCTCTGCCACGGCTTCACCGGATCACCGCAGTCGCTGCGCCCCTGGGCGGAGCACCTCGCCGAGCACGGCCTGACCGTCTCCCTGCCGCTGCTGCCCGGGCACGGCACGCGCTGGGAGGACCTGCGGATCACCGGCTGGCAGGACTGGTACGCGGAGGTGGACCGCGCGCTGCGTCTGCTGTGCGAGCGCCGCGAGACGGTCTTCGTGGCCGGTCTGTCCATGGGCGGCGCACTCGCCCTGCGGCTGGCCGCCAAGCACGGCGACGCCGTCCGCGGTGTCATGGTCGTCAACCCCGCGAACAAGGTGCACGGCCTGGCCGCGCACGCCCTGCCGGTGGTGCGCCACCTCGTCCCCGCGACGAAGGGCATCGCCAGCGACATCGCCAAGCCGGACGGCAGGGAGCTCGGCTACGACCGGGTGCCGCTGCACGCGGCTCACTCGCTGCGGCAGTTCTTCCAGGCCACCGACCGCGAGCTGCCGCAGGTCACGCAGCCGGTGCTGCTGATGCGCAGCCCGCAGGACCATGTGGTGCCGCCCGCCGACTCGGCCCGGATCCTCAGCCGCATCTCCTCGACGGATGTGAAAGAGGTCATCCTGGAACAGAGCTACCACGTCGCCACGTTGGACCATGACGCGGACCGGATCCACGAGGAGAG contains these protein-coding regions:
- a CDS encoding lysophospholipid acyltransferase family protein, whose translation is MKVTIGGPLKLAFRPWVEGLENVPAEGAAILASNHLSFSDSFFLPAVLDRKVTFIAKAEYFTTPGVKGRMTAAFFKGVGQLPVDRSGARGAGEAAIKSGVEVLERGELFGIYPEGTRSPDGRLYRGKPGGLARVALATGAPVIPVAMIDTEKIQPPGKVMPKLMRPGIRIGKPLDFSRYQGMEHDRFVLRAVTDEVMYEIMNLSGQEYVDMYATAMKRQLTEAAKAEKEAEKAAKAALARAEKEQAEKEKQEQERRRTEP
- a CDS encoding alpha/beta hydrolase, which gives rise to MPVLAGAEPFHHEGGEVAVLLCHGFTGSPQSLRPWAEHLAEHGLTVSLPLLPGHGTRWEDLRITGWQDWYAEVDRALRLLCERRETVFVAGLSMGGALALRLAAKHGDAVRGVMVVNPANKVHGLAAHALPVVRHLVPATKGIASDIAKPDGRELGYDRVPLHAAHSLRQFFQATDRELPQVTQPVLLMRSPQDHVVPPADSARILSRISSTDVKEVILEQSYHVATLDHDADRIHEESLAFIGRIASALGKEPGLGKEGTTAGG